TGAAGAAGGAAAAAGCATCCATGATTTTTGCTTTAATGTTGAATAATGACAGCCACGATTGTTTTTCTTCAAACATAGGTAGGAAGCCGTTTTCCTGTGGAGAAGAATATAGAAAGTCTGGTTACACCTTTATAATAATGAGCTTGTAAAAAATGCATCATTGATTCATGATAGCAGGAGGCTTTCAGTTCAATAGAGGGTATTGAGCCTTTATGTCCACAGAAGCAGGTTTACAGATTGCTGcctcagaaaaaaatgaactggACTTTTAAAACAGTAGCTGAAGCTATTTGCAAATCATTCAATGCCTGTCTCCTCTCCAGGTGAAAACATGACTAAATTTGCTCCTTCCGTGCCTAATCCCTTCAGAGGAAGTTTCATTATTTAGATTGGATTTAAACTTTGTGGCTGGACCTATCTCTTTCTGATATTATGATGTAAATACTGAAAATTCCTGAtacagtgaaagaaaaaaaaatcaggaataaaTGCTGATCTTAAACAGATTTGACGGAAAGAGGCAAGCAAAGGAGACTCTATACATGAACTCACTACAACTGTTACCCAACAGAGAAATAGAGCAAAAGCAAGCTGGAGAAAagtgtgggaaaggcagaggacaggagaaaGACAATAGTAAAGGGGAACAGATAAGAAAGGAGAAAATAAACCTGATTTCTAAGCTCTACAAGGATGTAAAGCAAGAGTAATTGCACTAAGAGCAGAATAAGGCCCAAAGAGGCAATATAAAGAGAAAGTGACATttgcatacatacacacacaaaaaatatcaGGGGATCTCAGGCTCTGATGGCATTTACCTTCAACTTCCCCATAACTCCTACAGAAAACCAAGTTTACATGATGAAACTGCAAAGCAGAAGAGTGGAGTTTCCTACAACTTTCATTTACATCAGCATAGGGACTTTCATTAACTGGTCATATATATTATGCTGGACAAAGAGATATATACTGGTTGTTAAATACTTTATTCATATTTGTAAAATAACCATTGAGAAGTCTTAGGAATATCTCAGCCAATTTCCACTCACATAATTACTGTAGTCTCAATGCCTGAATAAGTCAAGCAGGATTTGACTACAGTTGTTCTTAATTATCAGACTGTACAACTAAACTGACAAGGGATGAAAACCTGGTTGCATTGAGCTCAAAGGCAAAACTTCTACTGATTTCACTATGGGCAGGATTACACCTATACAAATTTTaaaaggctttggatcaggctgttCACAGCATTATTGCATGCTTTCACTTTAATTTCAGCTTGGAAGGCATACTGTCGGCTTACTTTTAGTGGTTTATACTGTCACAGGCACCTTAAAAAGGTCTTGTATTTTTCTCTAATTCagatctgaaacaaaatatttgcttTCAGTTTTAAGGAAGAATTCAATATTTAAAAGCTTTAAATAAAGGAAATGATAAAGCCGTGGCTAAGTTGACAGTACTTTTTGACAGTAGTTAAAAGAgcatttttaaatatagtaaaggAAAAGTATCCTGATGTAGATAGCAGTGAAAAGTGGTTATAAAATACATCACTGAAACTTACCCAGCCTCCATTTGCATCTATCCATTCAGCCTTGGTGTTTATAATGTACTCCGTGATGAAATAAGAAATCTGCTCTTTATTATCTCCTGTAAGCTGAACTTTGTGTTCTTGAAGCCTCTTAGAAAGAATTCCTCCAAACATAAATATTGTCAAAATCCGCCCCCAGTTAGTGTTTCCATCATCAAATTCTTTATCCATGACTTGAATGAAAATTCTTCTGGCAGCATCTACAGaggtaatatcaagtgtgtccaaACATGGTTTCAGTATCTCTTCGTTTTCTTTTTGAAGAAAAGATGCAGAATTTCTTAAGACATGAGCAACTCTGCTTGGGGCTGGTCCAAGCTCAGGTTCCTGAAGAATGTATTTCAGATAATCCTGGACTAAATAGTAAACATAGCGGAACTCAGAACTTTCCATTTTGAAGCAAATGCAAAGAGCAAAGCACA
Above is a genomic segment from Pelodiscus sinensis isolate JC-2024 chromosome 14, ASM4963464v1, whole genome shotgun sequence containing:
- the BCL2A1 gene encoding bcl-2-related protein A1 gives rise to the protein MESSEFRYVYYLVQDYLKYILQEPELGPAPSRVAHVLRNSASFLQKENEEILKPCLDTLDITSVDAARRIFIQVMDKEFDDGNTNWGRILTIFMFGGILSKRLQEHKVQLTGDNKEQISYFITEYIINTKAEWIDANGGWENGFLPMFEEKQSWLSLFNIKAKIMDAFSFFSQYY